A DNA window from Syngnathus typhle isolate RoL2023-S1 ecotype Sweden linkage group LG2, RoL_Styp_1.0, whole genome shotgun sequence contains the following coding sequences:
- the LOC133142645 gene encoding DDRGK domain-containing protein 1-like isoform X2, translating to MIILLYLIAAAILAVLLLFAVKLRKRTQQADREHEQVVVRPSGVRPQAAVAERGAGMPRRRNLARAMANRRSQREPVELGERVQQYQEEEDDDEEAEEQSFQPTVKIGAKKQRKLEEKQAKKAQREAELEEREERKKMQELRDEERRQEEEKERLLEKKQEEDERRAKEEQEKREEEEYLRLKASFVVEDQGEEEQLSEDQSRNLLQEFIDYIESSKVVLLEDLASHFGMRTVDAIARLQDLLAEGSLTGVIDDRGKFISITQAELDAVAQFINQRGRVSITELAQASNTLINLKPENRNTA from the exons CTGACAGAGAACATGAACAAGTTGTTGTCAGACCGTCAGGCGTCCGTCCACAGGCTGCTGTGGCGGAACGAGGAGCAGGGATGCCACGTAGGAGGAATCTTGCAAGGGCTATGGCCAACAGAAGATCACAGCGAGAACCAGTGGAGCTTG GAGAGCGAGTGCAGCAGtatcaggaggaggaggatgatgatgaggaggcaGAAGAGCAGAGCTTCCAGCCAACTGTAAAAATTGGAGCCAAAAAACAAAGGAAGCTAGAAGAAAAacaggcaaagaaagcccagcgagAG GCTGAACTTGAGGAGCGTGAAGAAAGGAAGAAGATGCAAGAGCTCAGAGACGAAGAGAGACgacaggaggaggagaaagaacgGCTGTTGGAAAAGAAACAG GAAGAGGATGAGCGTCGAGCCAAAGAGGAGCAGGAGAaacgggaggaggaggagtaccTCAGGCTCAAAGCTTCCTTTGTTGTGGAAGACCAGGGTGAGGAAGAGCAGCTGTCTGAAGACCAG TCACGTAACCTGCTCCAAGAATTCATCGACTACATAGAG AGCTCTAAAGTTGTTCTACTGGAGGATTTGGCCTCTCATTTTGGAATGAGAACAGTGGATGCTATTGCCAGACTGCAGGACCTGCTAGCGGAAGGTTCCCTCACAG GGGTCATTGATGACAGGGGAAAGTTTATCTCCATCACTCAAGCAGAATTGGACGCAGTGGCTCAGTTCATCAATCAAAGAGGTCGAGTTTCTATAACAGAGTTGGCCCAGGCCAGCAACACTCTGATCAATTTGAAACCAGAGAACCGCAACACGGCCTGA
- the LOC133142645 gene encoding DDRGK domain-containing protein 1-like isoform X1 codes for MIILLYLIAAAILAVLLLFAVKLRKRTQQADREHEQVVVRPSGVRPQAAVAERGAGMPRRRNLARAMANRRSQREPVELEGERVQQYQEEEDDDEEAEEQSFQPTVKIGAKKQRKLEEKQAKKAQREAELEEREERKKMQELRDEERRQEEEKERLLEKKQEEDERRAKEEQEKREEEEYLRLKASFVVEDQGEEEQLSEDQSRNLLQEFIDYIESSKVVLLEDLASHFGMRTVDAIARLQDLLAEGSLTGVIDDRGKFISITQAELDAVAQFINQRGRVSITELAQASNTLINLKPENRNTA; via the exons CTGACAGAGAACATGAACAAGTTGTTGTCAGACCGTCAGGCGTCCGTCCACAGGCTGCTGTGGCGGAACGAGGAGCAGGGATGCCACGTAGGAGGAATCTTGCAAGGGCTATGGCCAACAGAAGATCACAGCGAGAACCAGTGGAGCTTG AAGGAGAGCGAGTGCAGCAGtatcaggaggaggaggatgatgatgaggaggcaGAAGAGCAGAGCTTCCAGCCAACTGTAAAAATTGGAGCCAAAAAACAAAGGAAGCTAGAAGAAAAacaggcaaagaaagcccagcgagAG GCTGAACTTGAGGAGCGTGAAGAAAGGAAGAAGATGCAAGAGCTCAGAGACGAAGAGAGACgacaggaggaggagaaagaacgGCTGTTGGAAAAGAAACAG GAAGAGGATGAGCGTCGAGCCAAAGAGGAGCAGGAGAaacgggaggaggaggagtaccTCAGGCTCAAAGCTTCCTTTGTTGTGGAAGACCAGGGTGAGGAAGAGCAGCTGTCTGAAGACCAG TCACGTAACCTGCTCCAAGAATTCATCGACTACATAGAG AGCTCTAAAGTTGTTCTACTGGAGGATTTGGCCTCTCATTTTGGAATGAGAACAGTGGATGCTATTGCCAGACTGCAGGACCTGCTAGCGGAAGGTTCCCTCACAG GGGTCATTGATGACAGGGGAAAGTTTATCTCCATCACTCAAGCAGAATTGGACGCAGTGGCTCAGTTCATCAATCAAAGAGGTCGAGTTTCTATAACAGAGTTGGCCCAGGCCAGCAACACTCTGATCAATTTGAAACCAGAGAACCGCAACACGGCCTGA
- the cars2 gene encoding probable cysteine--tRNA ligase, mitochondrial isoform X2 produces MVITDIDDKIIQRGWQENVSSTIIARMYEEEFKKDMRSLKVIPPAVYLRVTENVPQIVAFIQRIIENGNAYATKEGDVYFDIQSIGDRYGKFGGGGESQERAGSASKKDVRDFALWKRSKAQEPHWESPWGPGRPGWHIECSTMASSVFGSQVDIHSGGVDLAFPHHENEVAQSEAYHRCDQWANYFLHSGHLHLKGSAEKMSKSLKNYITIKDFLQSHSADEFRMFCLLTKYRSAIDYSDSSMSDARVALASVSTFYNDAQAYIKGQLQCLPVQDALLWERLARTKATVMTALADDFDTPRAMNAIMDLVYQANCQLQPVSTAAGATRSPAVFGAMTAYIRDILEMFGIDPLHNKEAEATSQSGSFRAVVEQLTQFRSEVRAFALTRQSTTPGKLQEALYPDRIPLLKASDELRKNLAPLGVLIKDRGAASTWELTKRASDIADSTEKTVHE; encoded by the exons ATGGTCATCACAGACATCGATGATAAAATCATCCAAAGAGGTTGGCAG gaaAACGTCTCATCCACCATTATAGCCAGAATGTATGAAGAGGAATTTAAGAAGGATATGAGGTCATTAAAG GTGATTCCTCCTGCAGTGTATTTAAGAGTCACCGAAAACGTGCCGCAAATTGTGGCCTTCATTCAAAGGATTATTGAGAACGGAAATGCCTATGCCACAAAAGAAG GTGATGTTTATTTTGATATTCAGTCCATTGGGGATCGATACGGCAAGTTTGGGGGAGGTGGAGAGTCTCAGGAAAGAGCAG GTAGCGCCAGCAAAAAAGATGTGAGGGATTTTGCTCTATGGAAGCGATCAAAAGCACAAGAACCCCATTGGGAGTCTCCTTGGGGCCCAGGAAGACCAGGCTGGCATATCGAGTGTTCCACCATGGCAAG CTCGGTGTTTGGCAGTCAGGTGGATATCCACTCGGGTGGCGTGGACCTGGCCTTCCCTCACCACGAGAACGAGGTGGCGCAGAGTGAAGCCTATCATCGGTGTGACCAATGGGCCAATTACTTCCTGCACTCAG gacatttacacctcaaaGGCAGCGCAGAGAAAATGTCCAAATCTTTGAAGAACTACATCACTATTAAG GACTTCCTGCAGTCTCACTCCGCCGATGAGTTCCGTATGTTTTGCCTCTTGACCAAATACAGATCAG CTATAGACTACAGCGACAGCAGCATGTCGGACGCTCGGGTCGCCCTGGCAAGTGTCTCGACCTTCTATAACGACGCTCAGGCCTACATAAAGGGTCAGCTGCAGTGTTTGCCGGTGCAAGACGCATTACTCTGGGAGAG GTTGGCTCGGACCAAAGCGACTGTGATGACAGCACTTGCtgatgactttgacaccccgaGAGCCATGAATGCCATCATGGACTTGGTTTACCAGGCAAACTGTCAGCTGCAGCCCGTTTCCACG GCTGCAGGAGCAACTAGAAGTCCGGCTGTGTTTGGAGCCATGACAGCCTACATAAGAGACATATTGGAGATGTTTGGTATTGACCCGTTGCATAACAAG GAGGCGGAGGCAACGAGCCAGTCGGGAAGCTTCAGGGCTGTTGTCGAACAGCTGACTCAATTCCGAAGTGAAGTCAGAGCATTCGCTCTCACCCGTCAGTCAACCACTCCTGGGAAGCTCCAAGAAGCACTTTATCCAGACAGAATCCCACTTCTTAAAGCAAGTGATGAACTGAGGAAGAATCTGGCACCTCTTGGCGTGCTTATAAAA GATCGAGGAGCCGCCTCTACCTGGGAGCTAACAAAAAGGGCATCCGATATCGCCGACAGCACTGAGAAAACAGTTCATGAATGA